TGTGGATAATATTCCATACCTTATTCACCCACATCGGGAATCCAACCTCTTTTTCCGCCCGGGCCGGAACCACTACCAGATGACGTTTCACCGTGGCTATAGGTTGTATGGGGCGATAAATCAATGTAGTCACGTTACTCTGCCCCAGAATCGCCTCGGTCATATTCCCCAAGAAGGAGGACACGACACCTTTTCCCTGATGTAATCCCAAAACCAAATCCGTAATACCCTGCTCTTTAATCACGCTGATAATAGCATTCGCCACGTTCAGATCGTATCGCAACAAATCCTGTAACACGTTATCCGTGGCCGAAGCCGTCGTGACGGCCATATTCAACACCTTCTTGGATTGCTTGAAGGCTTTATCGTCCGATGCCTGATTATTAATCACATTCAAGGCAAAAAGCCCGTTCTTATTCTTCTTCGACTTGATTGCCGTACTCAAATTCACCAGCTCGGTCACATTCTTCTCGTAGGACACCGGAATCAGGATGCGTTCCTGATGTTCCCCGGTTCCCTCTTTCTCTTCCGACACGTCATTCATCGCGATATTATGCGCCCCTTTCTGCGCAGAGAAAGATGCCATCGTGCAAGTGACCAGAATCATCAAAATCGTACCGTTCAACACGCTCTCGTTCAACAGACGAATCGGTTCTCCCGCCGGGGTCTCTCCCAATATCACGTTATACCCCACCATCACGGCTGCCAAAGTTGCCGCTGCCTGTGCATTACTCAATCCGAAAATCACCCGCCGCTGGTCCACCGACATCCGGAACGTCTTCTGCGTGAGCCAAGCCGCCACGAATTTAGCCACGGTAGCCACCACGATCATCACCGCCCCCACTTTAATCGTGTCCCAATTGGTAAAGAACGCCCGGTAGTCGATCAACATTCCCACCCCTATCAAAAAGAAAGGAATAAAGATCGCGTTCCCCACGAACTCCACCCGGTTCATCAAAGGAGAAGTCGAAGGAATCAGACGGTTCAACGCCATTCCCGCAAGGAAAGCCCCGATAATAGACTCCAGTCCGGCCAATTCCGCCAAGTAAGCCCCCAAGAAAACCATGACCAGCACGAATATATATTGTGACACGTTATCCTCACACCGTTTGAAAAACCAACGTCCCACGATCGGGAACACGATCATCACGAAAGCAAAAAAGAGGATAATTGCTGCCCCCAGCCTGTACCAAAACCAATCGTCCACATCCCCCACGGCCATCTCCACGATCACCGTCAACACCAACAGCGCCAAAGTATCCGTGATCATCGTCCCTCCCACGGTAATTCCCACGGCCTTATCCTTCGTGATCCCCAGCTTACTGATAATCGGGTAAGCAATCAACGTGTGGGAGGCAAACATACTCGCCAGCAATATGGAAGTCAACATGGAGAAATTCAACACGTAAAGCCCGACAAGCGTTCCCAAGGCCATCGGCACCAAAAAAGTGTACATCCCGAAGGTCAAACTCTTCCATTTATTCTTTTTAAAATCCCCCAGATCAATCTCCAGCCCCGCCAAGAACATGATATACAAAAGCCCGGCTGTTCCCGAAAGAATAATACTACTATCCCGCAACACCAAGTTAAAACCATTCGGCCCGATAATTGCCCCGGCAATAATCAATCCCAACAAATGGGGAATCCTCAACTTATTCAACAATAAAGGAGCCGCCAAGATAATTACCAAAATCAACAGGAACTTCAAAACCGGGTCCGTCAACGGCAGGGTTATCGCGGCCAGTGTTATTTGCAACATAAACATCATTATTATTTATTATCCCCGTATTCCAGCATCTGTGCCAGAAAATCTGTCGGGTATTCTATTTTCACATCAACCACTTTTCCCTCTTCCTCCACCAATCTATATTTCGGATTAACAAACCCGGCATATGGGGCCACGTTCAGTTTTTGATAACGTTCCAGCACTTCCTGATGCAACACGGGATCAATCCGTACCCCGTAATTCTCGATCAAATTCCTAGCCCCCTCGAAATCACCTTCCGACTTCACCCGTTGCACCTCGGCCAATAATCTCCCGAACAGTTTCCGCAAAGCCTCGTAATCCCGGATCGTGAAATACGTCTTTCCATCCCGACTTACCCGCTCGATCACGTTATCCGCTTTGCCTTTTTCGTAAACCCAAGAGGCTATTAACTGGCGATTACGCATGTGCGACTCTTCCAAATTATTTCCGAACTTCACCCGGGTCAACTGAACCACCAAACCGTTGCGGATATAATTGCAATATTCGCTCTTTGCCACCTCCAACGAGGGAATTACCCCCAACTCCACCAGTTTCGGGTCCATCACGTAATACAATGCGAACAAGTCCGCACGAGCCTCTTCTATCGTGGAATAATAATTTTTCAACGCCTCCTGTCCCACGCCCGGTAGCATCTTTCCGGAACCATGTCCCAGACATTCATGCAAATCTGTATGCACGTTTCCCCCGACATACCCGTACGTTCTCACCAATTCCTTTTCCTCGTCCGAATAGGCAAACTCGTCCAGTACCCCGGAATTCAGTGAAGCCCGGTCGTACGCGTACGTGATATTATCCAGTGTTACCGACTTACTGCCATAACGTTCCCGAATCCATTCGGCATTCGGCAAATTAATCCCAATCGGAGTTGCCGGATGGCAATCCCCACCCAGCATGGCAGCCTGTACCACTCTCGCCGTAATACCCACCACCTCACTCTTCTTGAAACGCTCATCAATCGGTGCATTCCGTTCAAACCACATAGCATTATCCGCCAATTTACGTGTACGCTTGCAGGCCTCTTCGTCCATAATCTGAACCACGGATTCCCAGCTGGCCTTATATGCTAACGGATCTCCATACACTTCAATAAAACCGTTGATAAAATCTATCGGGGCTGCCACCTCTTTCACCCATTCAATAGAGTAACGGTCAAACAAGGATAAATCACCCGTCTCGTAATACTGGATCAATAACTCGATCACCTCTTTCTGATGCTCGTTACAAGCATATTCCGCGGCCTTCTTCAAATATTCCACAATACGGCGAATCTCTTTCCCGTATTTTCCCCCGGCAAACCAAACCTGCTCTTGCAACTGACCTTTTTCATCACGTACCAACGTAGAATTTAATCCCCAAGAAAGCAACGCATTCTCTTTTTTCTTCTCCCCGTAGAATTTCTCCACCTCTTCTTGTGTCACCCCCTCGTAATAATGATTGGCAGACGCCTGCACCAGATCCTTCCCCTCGTCCAGTACCACCCGCTTCGCCATATATTTCGGATCAAAAATAACACGTTCCACTTCCTCGTACAACTGTTCCGCTCCCACTTCCCGAAGAAGTGACTTAAAATATTCGGGAGTAAAGGAAGGGGTAAACTTTTCCATCGAGTAATGATGATGTACCCCGTTAGCAAAAAACACTTTTTTAGCGTACACCAAAAAAGCCTGAAACTCTTCCGTCTCCCGGCTTCCTTGATATGCCCGAAGAATACTTTCCAATGCCTCCCGGACCCGAAGATTGTATTTATTATTCTGATCCCAGAGAATATCTCTCCCGGCCAAAGCCGCCTGGCTCAAGTAATAAACAAATAACTTTTCCCGCAAGGACAATCCCTCAAAAGCGGGGACATCGTAACGCAATATCTTTATATCGTCAAACTGTTCCAATAAATACACTTGTTCTTTCATTCTGCACCTCCTGTTTCTGATGTTCCATGTCCGCTGATTTTCAACGAATCATATATTCGACGCACAACACCTCTGGCCGTGTCATCTCCTTTCTTATTACTCGAAATAAATTGATAAAGTTTCAATCCGGTCGTGTATAAAGTAATCTTAAATTCATATTCCGTCCCTCTTTGTACGTATGTTCCCTGCATAACGACCCCGCTCAAATCACCCTCCTCCACGTAAGCAATATCATTTTTCAGATCGAACACTCCCGGCTGACTCTTCAACTGATTCAATCCCCCGTTTACAGCCCCCTCCAAATCAACCTGCCCGACTTCGGGCGTGTACTCGGTATATAAATACATAAACTCCAAACCGTTCCCTTTATAACTAAAAGTTTGCATCTCTTTAATCAAAGGACGCACTTCTTCCGGCAACTTATTGATCATGGACCCCGCAGACTTCATCGCCTTGGGCGTGGCAAGGGACACCCCTCCCGCGTATGTTCCCGTGTGCCATTGCTGCTCCAACACCGGGGTAGCATCATCTCCATACAACTCGTCATAACTATTCTTCATCCCGTTTATGACAAGCGCTACCATCAATATGACCAGTACTCCCCCGATGCACCCGGCAATCAAACCTTTCTTATTCCCTTTCTTCCCGGTCGGTTTCATCATATTTCCCTTCTTCACCTGTTCTTCCGTCAAACAAACCTCTCGCTGGAAATCCTCGAATGACTTCTCCGGATGTTTCACCTTCCAATCCTTATAATTATCTTCCAGTTTCCGGTTACACAAACCACATACCACCAAGTACTCGGACTTCACCTCGTTCAGGTGATTACAATGTTTACATTTCAAATAATACATCTCTCACTCGTTATGATTAAACCTTTCCAATATCTGAGCCGAAGCCTTAATCGAACGCTTGTACCAAGCAAATAACACTTCGTAACGTTCCTCCTCCGGTAAATGCCAGTCTATATCTGTTTGTCGCAAACGCTGTACCACGCTATACATCAGTAAAGCGGCACACACGCTCACGTTATAACTCTCCGTAAAACCATACATGGGTACTTTCACGAACTCGTCGGCCCTCGACAACACGTCATCCGACAATCCTGTCAGCTCCGTTCCCATGAAAAAAGCCATCTTCCCCTTGTAGAGGTCAATATCATCAATAAAAGTATCTCGTTCATGCGGGGTTGTCGCCACGATCCGGTATCCCTGTGATTTCAACATCTCAATCGTCTCCACCGTGTTATTCTCTCTCTTCCGATGCCGATGAACGGTCAGCCAGTCGGCAGCTCCCATCGAAATCTCGGAATTATCCGTGAAAGAATTCATATTTTCAATCACATGAACGTTCTGAATCCCGAAACAATCGCACGAACGCAACACGGCGCTACAATTATGTTGCTGGTAAAAATCCTCAAGTACCATCGTGACATAACTCGTTCGTTCCGCAATTAACCGACGAAACAAATCATTCTTATAATCCGTCACAAACTCACTCAGATACTCAACCTGCTCTCTTACAGTATGCATAATGCTATTTTAAGGTGACTTCGTCACGTTAAAAGTTACAAGTTCACAAGTTGCAGGTTACAAGTTCATTTCGCTCCGGTTTTCACAACCTGTAACTTGCAACTTGTTCATCACCAAATCAATTTGATGATGAACAAAAAAAGGGTGTCTCAAAACACCCCCTTTTAAATCTCTTAAATGGTAATTATAGTTGGCCTTCTAATTCAGCACCAGCTTTAAATCTCACCACCTTCTTAGCCGGAATTTGGATTGTTTTCCCGGTTTGCGGATTTCTACCTGCTCTTGCACTTCTTTCAGATACAGAGAAAGATCCGAAACCAACCAATGCTACTTTTTCATCTTTTTTCAAAGATTCTCCGATCGTAGCTACAAAAGCCTCTAATGCTTTTTTAGAATCTGCTTTTGTCAAACCAGCTTTTTCAGCAATCGCGTCAATTAATTGAGCTTTATTCATAATAGACAGTTTTAGGATTAGAACTAATAAATTCTTTATACATTCGCAAATGTAGATATTTTCTTGATTAATGCAAATTTTTTATCAAAAAAACAAAGTCACTTTAACACATTCGGTTATAACCAATCAGGCCCCTTCTTGTTTCTTAACAAATTGCCTCTGCACAGCCTTCTCCATCCATTGCGGCCGAGACAATTCCCCCGGCATATCCGGCTCCTTCTCCACAGGGATATAACCCGACAATTTCCGGATGCATCATCTTTTCTGTTTCTCTCGGAATCCTCAATGGAGAAGAAGTACGACTCTCCACACCCAACAGAAGGGCATCCTCCGTGATAAACCCCCGGGCCTTTTTCCCGAACTGCTCCAATCCGGCACAAAGACGCTGGTAAACAACTTCGGGTAACCATTCCTGAAAAGAGGTTACCCGTACCCCCGGTTTATAAGAACTTTTTGGTAAATTTTCACTTAAATGTCCTCTCAGAAAATGAGTTAATCGTTGAGCCGGAGCATACAAATTTTTCCCTCCCTGTTCCCAAGACGCCCGCTCTAAATCCTCTTGAAATTCCAACCCGGCAAATAACCCCTTGTAACGCATCCCGGCCAATTCACTTTCCCCGATCGAGGTTACCATGGCCGAATTTGCCCATGCCGTGTTTCTACCGGATGCAGACATACCGTTCACCACTTGTTGTTCCGGTCCCGTGCAAGCCGGAACGACCACCCCTCCGGGACACATACAAAATGAATATACCCCTCGCCCATCCACATTTGTCACGAAACTATACTCGGCCGCAGGTAGAAAATTTCCCCGCCCTTGCGGGTTATGGTACTGAATCCGGTCAATTAACTCTTGCGGATGTTCCAGTCGAAGCCCCACGGCAAAATCCTTCGGCAGCATCAACACGGACCGGGCCCGTAACATCCGGTATACGTCACGGGCCGAATGTCCCGTGGCAAGAATAACGTGTTCTGCCCGAATCTCCTCATCACCCGTCACCACTCCTTTCACCCGGTTCTGCTCTATAATAATATCCCTCACCCGACTATTAAAACGTACTTCGCCACCATACTTCTCAATCGTCTTACGCATATTCACAATCACCTGAGGCAATTTATCCGTGCCGATATGCGGGTGTGCATCAATCAATATATTAGGATTCGCCCCATGATAGACCAGGATTTCCAAAATACGATCCACATTCCCCCGCTTCTTCGAGCGGGTAAACAATTTACCATCCGAGAACGTCCCGGCCCCTCCTTCCCCGAAACCGTAATTCGAATCTTCATTCGCCACCCCGGTTTTGTACAAACGATTCAGATCCTGTTTCCGCTCTTCCACGCATTTCCCTCTCTCCAAAACTATCGGTCTTTTCCCCAACTCGATCAAGCGTAAAGCCGCAAACAAACCGGCCGGTCCGGCACCCACCACGACCACCGTCCCGGCAGACGAAACATCCCGGTATTGGGGAGTAAATACCCGTTCCTTCTGTTCCACCCGATCCAGATGAACACCAACTTTCAGTTGAATAACAACCCTACGCTGACGGGCATCTATTGATTTTCGCAAAATCTCCACATGCACAATCCTCTCCTGCCCCACGTGCAACATCATTGCCAACAGTTCATTAACAATCTCTCGATCATGTGCCTCTTCCGGCGTAATCCTCAATTCTATTTCTTTATACATAAATATGGTGGCTTCGCCACGTTACAGGTTACAAGTTACAAGTTCAAAATTATTTGTTCGGTAATTAACCTGCAACTTGTAACCTGTAACTTGCAACTATTATTTCGTGCGAAAATAAGAAAAAAATCATACCTTCGCACGACAGATTTAAACAATAATTACTACTATGAACAAGATAGCGTTAATCACAGGAGCCACTTCCGGTATCGGAAAGGCAACAGCGACCAAATTGGCCGAAATCGGGTATAACCTCATTATCACCGGACGCCGGGGCGATCGTCTGACCGCACTGGAAGACGAATTAAAGACAAAAGGCATTCAAGTACTGACTCTTCAATTCGATGTTCGTAACCAACAGGAAGTTCACAACGCAATCAGCAACCTACCGGCAGAATGGCAAAATATAGATATTTTAGTCAACAATGCAGGTCTTGCCGTGGGAACTTCTCCTATCCAAGATGGGATTTTGGATGATTGGGAACGCATGATCGACACCAACGTGAAAGGCCTTCTTTACATCACCCACGAAGTAGCCCCCTTGATGATCAAAAATGAAAAAGGACATATCGTCAACATCGCCTCCGTGGCAGGTAAGGAAGTTTACCCCGGTGGGAACGTGTATTGTGCCACCAAACACGCCGTGGACGCCCTTTCCAAAGCCATGCGCATCGATATGTTGAAACACAACATCAAGGTAACCAACATCGCTCCGGGAATGGTTGAAACCGAATTCTCTGTAGTGCGCTACAAAGGTGACCAACAAGCCGCAGACAACGTGTACAAGGGTGTTACCCCTCTCACGGGAGAAGACATCGCCGACACGATCGTGTTTGCCGTGACCCGTCCGGCTCACATCTGTTTGAACGATATTCAGATTATGCCTACCGCTCAAGCTAGTTCTAGAGACGTGAACAGGAAATAATAGGAGTATTCAAAAGGGAAAATCGATTGGTAATCAGCTCTCCCCCTGTGTAAGGGGGAGCTGGAGGGGGTAGCTTTACCAGATAAAACTTTTTGAACAGTCCCGTTGAGATCCAAACAAAGAGAAAATGCACTCTCACAGTGCAAGATTTAGATAAAAATGCACTCTTGCAGTGCATTTTTTTGTATCTTTGTGAAAAAGGAACGTGATATGG
The window above is part of the Butyricimonas paravirosa genome. Proteins encoded here:
- a CDS encoding TrmH family RNA methyltransferase codes for the protein MHTVREQVEYLSEFVTDYKNDLFRRLIAERTSYVTMVLEDFYQQHNCSAVLRSCDCFGIQNVHVIENMNSFTDNSEISMGAADWLTVHRHRKRENNTVETIEMLKSQGYRIVATTPHERDTFIDDIDLYKGKMAFFMGTELTGLSDDVLSRADEFVKVPMYGFTESYNVSVCAALLMYSVVQRLRQTDIDWHLPEEERYEVLFAWYKRSIKASAQILERFNHNE
- a CDS encoding SDR family oxidoreductase; translation: MNKIALITGATSGIGKATATKLAEIGYNLIITGRRGDRLTALEDELKTKGIQVLTLQFDVRNQQEVHNAISNLPAEWQNIDILVNNAGLAVGTSPIQDGILDDWERMIDTNVKGLLYITHEVAPLMIKNEKGHIVNIASVAGKEVYPGGNVYCATKHAVDALSKAMRIDMLKHNIKVTNIAPGMVETEFSVVRYKGDQQAADNVYKGVTPLTGEDIADTIVFAVTRPAHICLNDIQIMPTAQASSRDVNRK
- a CDS encoding dipeptidyl-peptidase 3 family protein, with protein sequence MKEQVYLLEQFDDIKILRYDVPAFEGLSLREKLFVYYLSQAALAGRDILWDQNNKYNLRVREALESILRAYQGSRETEEFQAFLVYAKKVFFANGVHHHYSMEKFTPSFTPEYFKSLLREVGAEQLYEEVERVIFDPKYMAKRVVLDEGKDLVQASANHYYEGVTQEEVEKFYGEKKKENALLSWGLNSTLVRDEKGQLQEQVWFAGGKYGKEIRRIVEYLKKAAEYACNEHQKEVIELLIQYYETGDLSLFDRYSIEWVKEVAAPIDFINGFIEVYGDPLAYKASWESVVQIMDEEACKRTRKLADNAMWFERNAPIDERFKKSEVVGITARVVQAAMLGGDCHPATPIGINLPNAEWIRERYGSKSVTLDNITYAYDRASLNSGVLDEFAYSDEEKELVRTYGYVGGNVHTDLHECLGHGSGKMLPGVGQEALKNYYSTIEEARADLFALYYVMDPKLVELGVIPSLEVAKSEYCNYIRNGLVVQLTRVKFGNNLEESHMRNRQLIASWVYEKGKADNVIERVSRDGKTYFTIRDYEALRKLFGRLLAEVQRVKSEGDFEGARNLIENYGVRIDPVLHQEVLERYQKLNVAPYAGFVNPKYRLVEEEGKVVDVKIEYPTDFLAQMLEYGDNK
- a CDS encoding NAD(P)/FAD-dependent oxidoreductase, with translation MYKEIELRITPEEAHDREIVNELLAMMLHVGQERIVHVEILRKSIDARQRRVVIQLKVGVHLDRVEQKERVFTPQYRDVSSAGTVVVVGAGPAGLFAALRLIELGKRPIVLERGKCVEERKQDLNRLYKTGVANEDSNYGFGEGGAGTFSDGKLFTRSKKRGNVDRILEILVYHGANPNILIDAHPHIGTDKLPQVIVNMRKTIEKYGGEVRFNSRVRDIIIEQNRVKGVVTGDEEIRAEHVILATGHSARDVYRMLRARSVLMLPKDFAVGLRLEHPQELIDRIQYHNPQGRGNFLPAAEYSFVTNVDGRGVYSFCMCPGGVVVPACTGPEQQVVNGMSASGRNTAWANSAMVTSIGESELAGMRYKGLFAGLEFQEDLERASWEQGGKNLYAPAQRLTHFLRGHLSENLPKSSYKPGVRVTSFQEWLPEVVYQRLCAGLEQFGKKARGFITEDALLLGVESRTSSPLRIPRETEKMMHPEIVGLYPCGEGAGYAGGIVSAAMDGEGCAEAIC
- a CDS encoding cation:proton antiporter, with the translated sequence MLQITLAAITLPLTDPVLKFLLILVIILAAPLLLNKLRIPHLLGLIIAGAIIGPNGFNLVLRDSSIILSGTAGLLYIMFLAGLEIDLGDFKKNKWKSLTFGMYTFLVPMALGTLVGLYVLNFSMLTSILLASMFASHTLIAYPIISKLGITKDKAVGITVGGTMITDTLALLVLTVIVEMAVGDVDDWFWYRLGAAIILFFAFVMIVFPIVGRWFFKRCEDNVSQYIFVLVMVFLGAYLAELAGLESIIGAFLAGMALNRLIPSTSPLMNRVEFVGNAIFIPFFLIGVGMLIDYRAFFTNWDTIKVGAVMIVVATVAKFVAAWLTQKTFRMSVDQRRVIFGLSNAQAAATLAAVMVGYNVILGETPAGEPIRLLNESVLNGTILMILVTCTMASFSAQKGAHNIAMNDVSEEKEGTGEHQERILIPVSYEKNVTELVNLSTAIKSKKNKNGLFALNVINNQASDDKAFKQSKKVLNMAVTTASATDNVLQDLLRYDLNVANAIISVIKEQGITDLVLGLHQGKGVVSSFLGNMTEAILGQSNVTTLIYRPIQPIATVKRHLVVVPARAEKEVGFPMWVNKVWNIIHNSGAKAVFYASEDTMVYLKEMYKKRPIEAEFSSFDDWDDFLIMSREIKSDDTLWVVMSRRERLSYHANMSRIPNYLNKYFQSNSFVLVYPIQAGETNNRYLV
- a CDS encoding HU family DNA-binding protein, with product MNKAQLIDAIAEKAGLTKADSKKALEAFVATIGESLKKDEKVALVGFGSFSVSERSARAGRNPQTGKTIQIPAKKVVRFKAGAELEGQL